The genomic interval TAGTAGCTATCAGTTCAATTTGgtcgcacagtcatgtctgactctttgtgaccccatgaaccacggcatgccaggcctccctgtccatcaccaattcctggagtccacccaaacccatgtccattgtatcagtgatgcgacccaaccatctcatcctctgtcgtctccttctcctcctgccttcaatctttcccagcattagggtcttgtctttttttttttttgcctcaaacTACTTTTTATTTGCAACTACATGATTTTATGTAATTCTTCTAAACAATGACATAAAATAGATTTCCATGTATATAAATAACTTACATACTTTCCATAAAGTAAATGCTCAAAGGTGCTAGAACAGATCATCCACTCCTACAGTATCCTCATAAGCAACAGAGCTGATGCACAATATATAAATACTCAAGTTTAATATTAAAAACTCAGGCACTTGACTAACTTTTATAAAGTTTCTCAAACTATATCAATGTATCtaaagtgcatatatatttttaagaaaaaattattcttaaataaCTTCTCTATAAAAATAAGTTTGATGGTTTAGCCCATCTAACTTTACAACTTTAAGTATGAACTTTTAATATGTAGTCAGGCTTATTCTACCTTCTCTCAACATGACACCAACAGACAAAAGCAGCTAGTGAGGTGCTAACATGTGAGGATTAATCCAGTGATTGCGGTCACAATGCATTCCAGGAGGAGGTACCCATGTTACTGGAATTGGGCAATATGGTTTATTCTTCCGTCCCTGATTTGGATAACCAAATGGAATGGGAGGAGGGTAGTGACTTTGATTGCCATTCCCTCAATACATCATTGGCTTTTTTCTGGGCAATGGGTGCCACATTGGAAGAGGTGGGAATATCAATTCTGAAATCTGGTATACAGGGCTGGGGGTCGCAGCCACAGAATTCGGTTTCACTTCCACTTCCTTAcatgtttcttcatctgaagaaGAGGATCCTGAATGATAATCAGAGGTAACCTTATCAAGGGCCCTGGTAACTTTCTTGGAAATCTCATCCTTGTTCTCATCCTCATTTTCAAAGCTGGCAAcaataaatgcattatttttctcTCCATACCTACAGCACACCTCACATGGGTCCACCCAGAGAGTTAGTTCCTTTGGCAAGCCTAGGTCACTGTACAAGATGCAGCTGTTCTCACAGGCTTTCAGGACATCAGGATCAACCCTCTGAAACTTATTGACACGAATGCATCTGTAGGCTTGTCCTTTTGATGGTTTTTCCAGATAccagtgatttttatatttttcttgaagTATTAGGGTCAGTTTCTCAGCAAACCTCTCGACCGCTTCTTTTTTCAATTTATCATGTTTTCGAACTAGTCTTGTGAAAAAGAAGACTACAGCAGCAATTTCGTTCTTCATTTTCCCCGCCTTAGCGGACTGGCGCTTGGTGGTAATGAGCGCTGCAAGCCTCGTCCGGTTTgtacattagggtcttttcaaatgggtcagctctccacatcaggtggccaaagtattggagtttcagcttcaacatcagtccttccaatgaacacccaggactgatctcctttaggatggactggttggatctccttgcagtccaagggactctcaagagtcttctccaacaccacagttcaaaagcatcaattcttctgcactcagctttctttatagtccaattctcacatccatacatgactactggaaaaaccatagccttgactagatggacctttgttgccaaagtaatgtctctgcttttaaatatgctatccaggttggtcatagctttccttccaaggagtgagcgtcttttaatttcatggctgcagtcaccatctgcagtgattttggagcccagaaaaataaagtctgatgctgtttccactgtttccccatctatttgccatgaagtgatgggaccggatgccatgatcttagttttctgaatgttgagctttaagccaactttttcactctcctccttcactttcatcaaggggctctttagttcctcttcactttctaccataagggtggtgtcatctgcatatctgaggttattgatatttctcc from Dama dama isolate Ldn47 chromosome 20, ASM3311817v1, whole genome shotgun sequence carries:
- the LOC133040377 gene encoding LOW QUALITY PROTEIN: protein BTG3-like (The sequence of the model RefSeq protein was modified relative to this genomic sequence to represent the inferred CDS: substituted 1 base at 1 genomic stop codon) encodes the protein MKNEIAAVVFFFTRLVRKHDKLKKEAVERFAEKLTLILQEKYKNHWYLEKPSKGQAYRCIRVNKFQRVDPDVLKACENSCILYSDLGLPKELTLWVDPCEVCCRYGEKNNAFIVASFENEDENKDEISKKVTRALDKVTSDYHSGSSSSDEETCKEVEVKPNSVAATPSPVYQISELIFPPLPMWHPLPRKKPMMYXGNGNQSHYPPPIPFGYPNQGRKNKPYCPIPVTWVPPPGMHCDRNHWINPHMLAPH